The following are encoded together in the Gorilla gorilla gorilla isolate KB3781 chromosome 14, NHGRI_mGorGor1-v2.1_pri, whole genome shotgun sequence genome:
- the POLR1D gene encoding protein POLR1D isoform X4: protein MEEDQELERKAIEELLKEAKRGKTRAETMGPMGWMKCPLASTNKRFLINTIKNTLPSHKEQDHEQKEGDKEPAKSQAQKEETPKKHRSHPYKHSFRARGSASYSPPRKRSSQDKYEKRSNRR, encoded by the exons GAAAGCAATAGAAGAACTGCTTAAGGAGGCAAAACGTGGGAAAACTAGAGCTGAAACAATGGGACCCATGGGTTG gatGAAGTGTCCTCTTGCTAGCACCAATAAAAGATTTCTAATTAACACAATTAAAAACACATTGCCCTCTCATAAAGAGCAAGACCATGAACAAAAAGAGGGCGATAAGGAACCAGCGAAGAGCCAGGCCCAGAAAGAAGAAACCCCGAAGAAACACAGAAGCCATCCTTACAAGCACAGCTTCCGCGCTCGAGGTTCCGCCAGTTACTCCCCGCCACGAAAGCGGAGCAGCCAGGACAAGTACGAAAAGCGGTCCAACCGGCGGTGA